CGATGACACCCGCGTGAACACACGATTAAACGTCCGCGGCGACGTCCCCTGGCATCCCGAGACCGCACCGAGCACGTATTTTCATTGAAAACGATGAAAATCTAATGGTATGCGGGCGGACACGCAGAACACGGACTGTTTGACACGAGAGGTAGCCTCGCTTCTCCTACCACTTCAACATTACACTGGAATGCATGGCATTCGGTTGTTCTCGGACCTGCCCTCTGCCGGCAAAACTGCCAACCGTCTGCCACGCTCCAAGCACTGCACTGTTTCGCGTATATGGCCGTTCGGGACAAAAATCATAACTCCGTATTCATTAGGGATCGGATTGAGTTCAATATCTGCTCGTAAACAGAACTCAACTTCaatattcttctttttttactAGTGCCGAACGCCGCTAAAAACACCACTGGCTTCTCGCTAGGTACTCGTTCCGTAAATGTTGGTTCCGAACCCTGGAACCGTGTACCTACTGATTCCAAATGCTAACAAAATAAAAACTATACGCATCAATTCCAATAAAGAAAAGTCAAATCGAAATTTCcttcttcctttaatgattttaataaaatgaAAGTAATGTGTACATTGATATCCTTACGATCTTTTTTATCTACGATTATCTATGTATGTATAGGGGTTGAAAGGAGTCCTCACAGTGGGGGGTGAAAATCTATTTCTACAAATATCTTACAAACTAGAGGCTGCAGGgtaatacatatttttttaaattactggGACCGGAGGTAGCGGTCCGAGGGTTGAAATAAAGATGGCAAGTTTCCTTGTATACTGGACAACCGAAACACATTTTATTTAACATGATTTACTTCTACGTTTTTTTCGCTCAATGTTCCGTTGATAAAAACAAGATTGAAACAGCGCCTACAATCTCCTGCTATCGgcaattcatataaaagttttaCGCAAAGGTCATGTCTGTAATAATGAATCACGATTTCAAGATGATACGTCACAATGACATGTACACTTATGTCAAATGTCAATTTTCTATAATGAACATTAAAATCCAGATGCACAAATATTTCACCGCGCGGATATATAAATACTGATACCGTCGAATGTGTAGCTCAGTTATACTCGATGTGTAAAATATTCTCCAAACTTTGTGTAACAGAGGTACTTTCTTTTATTAGTGATAAGAATATGTGAATTCCCCTTTTTAGGGTGCACCTTTCAACTcatcgacgtcgtcgtcgtcagcgtCGCTTAAGTTATCCAAAGTATAACAAAGCTGCAATTGAAAAGAGAACATGAAGATAAATGTCTGTGAATCTTAAAAGTATTCTCGTACGTATAATTAGACAACTACCTCGTCCAAATCAGGCCTTTTGAGTAACTGCTCTAGTCCCGACAATTTCTCTAAATAATTTGGGACGTTGCATGCGTCGAGTACAAACGATAAACCGCGATTTTTATATTCTGTGACGATTGGTAGAGAACACGCTGTACAGGACGTAAATCTGTGCGTTATCGTCAGCTGCATATCATAATTCCATAGGGAACCACGTATCGTGTGAGGCACACCTCCCAGCAGACCAGCCAATTCTGCATCGCTGGAATTTATGGTTTCTCTGTTGTTGCCCATCAACGCTCCTGCTTCGATACTATTCAACATAGAGACAACGAAtaatttaattgcaattaagAGGCTCACCCAGTAGAGTAGCTTCCCGAACAAAATTGTCTGATTACCCTTTCGGATGCTGCAGCAAAGCCACTAGCAACTCCACTGCCAACCCAGCAGCAATTTGAGATAAGCCTGGCCGGCTGACGGTGCATTGTTGGTCCAGCGTTCTATCGGTTTGCGACTGCAAGATAAAACAGTGTCCATGAAAAATCTGGTAAACAGACATACTTGATTAATACGACTTATCTACGCACATTTCCTGGTTGCGTCACATCGTTGCAGAAGTAACAACCCAGATCGGGACCGCAAGGGTTTTTCTCTTCCAAGTCTGGTGAGGATGGAACAGAGGAGTTTCGTGTACCATGCCTCTGTACAGTAAACGAATCGAATCCCAGAGCTGCGTTAATAGCGATCTTATGCGTGGCTGCGCATAAAACAGTGGGTAACCACCTAGCTTCTCTAGAATCCAGCAAAAAGAACACAACGTCGCTGCTGTTAACCAGTTCCTCCAACTTTGCTAATGCCTCTTGTGTAGTCTCCATCATGCTTTCACCCACAACGTGGCCAGGCATCGGAATATGCAGAACCACTCCCTCTACGTTCTATGAAAATCGAGCGATTACATAACTAACAAGGGAATATACCGGGAACATTTTGTTTAAATGCTCACCATGCTCGGCCGTATCTTCAGCAACGCGTCTTTAGCCGCATGGGCCTTGAACTTCCGCTCCACGGCGTCCTGATGACTGTACAAACTCTGTCTAACGGTGTTGCTATGAGAAACGTTAGAGTTATCCACAAAAGTTATATTGCTCACACCCCATCCTAAAAGTACTCTAGCCACCGAACATCCCAGTGTACCGGCGCCTAGCAGAAGGCATTTCAGACTACTTATTTTTTCTAGATCTAAATTCGGAACGAGCCGCCACTTCATTAACTTCAAGTTCAAGTTGATAGCTCTGTCCGACAgcctggaaaaaattaaaataattagattttaagagaaatgtaaatatgtaaTGTACGTTTGTAATAACAACCTAGTCGGATCCATAGCATCCGATAAATCAGCGATATTAGGACCCAATTTTCCATTTGTATTGCTTTCCCATCCAACCAAATGGCTATTGAATAAACTATCCCTCGCTTTCTTGGTGTTTTCGCATTGTTTAACTCTGAGTTTGTACACAATACTCTTCTGCGCCTTGTTACCCCTTATAGATACGACTTTAATCACTTTCGTGAAACAATGCGTCGGACAATGCCAGAACAACAGGCTCAGGAGATTGCGTAAAGGCCACCCTGGTTCTGAGCTTGTGCAAGGATCGTAAAAGGCAAAGTAAACTTCGTTGTACTCCTAGAAAATTCTATGTGTAAAGGACAGAATATATGATAGAACTACAGAAAAATATATATCCGATACCTGTGGTTCTTTTTCGTAAACTTCGAGCTTTTCGAGTGCATTTACACCTGTTGCTAAATCGGTAACAATCATATTATTCTCGCAAGATATCAAGACTGCAAAGTAATTCTTCGATTTGCTGTTTAGTTGCAGGAAGCCTTTACTTAGGTCTTCCAAATGAGCAGCTGTGAATTCTTCGTCGACTGGCCTCTGAGGTTCTTCATAGTACATTTCAGGCAACTCTAACGGAGTAGGATGAGCGACCcagtaataaaatttatacttctTTAAATCCGAATAAGCCAGTAATAGAAACAACGACAATTTGCTTGGGTCCTTCAAGCTTGATCCATCTTTAATACTTTCTATGATATCTCTTCCCAAGAGTTCGATGAATGCCGCAAGATGGGTTTGTTTAAATGCTTCCAATGTGTTCTTATTGATCATCTTTCCGCAACAGAAGACTGACGAGGTATGGAGGATGGAGTCGACATCTCTAAAAATGACCTACGTGGAGTTGATTCCAACAACTGCTTACTTTACCTTGTAAATAAATTATCACAAAGCAAAGGCTTTGGTAATGTGAGGGTAAACTTACTCGTTGAACGACGAAAAGTCCAACACCAGGGGCTTCATGTTGGCCTCGTTCGAGGGCTGGAGATCATAGCTTCCCGATATATTTATTACTGCCTTTTCGTCCAATTTGAATTTGTCTATTTTCAATTCTGCAAATTTTGCCCAGAACGTGTGATCCGTAGAGGTCCTAAGTTTCGTGAATTTCACGAACTTAGACATTGTGCTGGTTTTGGCTCAGGTAAGGCaatatctagaaacaaagataAGATACAGCAAACGAAAGATCTATGtattattgtttttcttttgCTCTATGCTATTTATGTGTCAGAGGTACCAAAAAAGGCACAACAATATAAAGCGATCTATCCCGAACTGCAGTCTGCTCGTTTTAATCGAATATATAGATCGCCTGTATTATATTCTGATAACGGTTGTGGATCGTTGATAACGCGCTGTACAACAATATTTATACGATCAGGAAGAAACTATACCATCGGACGTGCTTTGAATTGTGATGAACATTTGTCATGCAACGAAGAGCATACGCGCATGCGTCCGTTCAATGCAAAATGCAAACCAACAAAATTGCACGCTGTTTGCAGCTAAAGTGAAAGTATATACCCTCGAAATAAGTCCATCAACTCTTTCTCTCGTCTTCGTTAACTTCCTCGACGATCGACTAACATTTCCGAACGGGTGCTGCCTCATGACACACACGGCACACGCTTTTCATTGTCGTATATGTAGCCATAACCGAATAAAAATATAACCTTCTTTCGCAGGCAACAGCGCTAACGTGtattgttaattattaatacCCAAACGTTCCGAACTCGCTAATATAcacagtaatgtctcgataaGTGTGAAAAAGATGTGCATGATATTTCTGCAACATTTATCCCCACTACATACCACGGGTACACCAGGGACCAGGGTACACCCCTAAAAACTCGATTGCCGCGAAGTGTGATAATAGAATTCGGAATACAGTACTAATTGACAATGACAAACATTTTTATCGTTGATTTTCTCTTCGTAAAAATTTTATCAAGATATATTTCAGACTTTTCAATTTGGattttatttacttgtttaaacTGACGATAACAGGTTTCGGACCCAGACAGAAACAGcgaatgaaaaagaaagagagatcgCCAGTCGCGTAGCCGCGGCAagtataacaatttttattataagctTGGACAAAGACGTTGTAAAATGTAATCTTTATTATTTTCCTCGCGCTTTCAGCCGAATACAATTCTTTTGAAAGAATTTTGTCAAAACGGTGGGTTCTAAGAAGAACCCAGAGATGCATCCGCGAGGACTTATTCAGCATTTCTTTAGGTAAAAAAAAGAAtggttaaaaatttgaatagatATAAACTCTTATTTTGATAAAGTAGCGTAAAATACTTTACAGTAGCGTAAAGTTAGTTTTAGTGCTCCGTAAAATTTGCTCGGTAGCATGAGTCATCGTGCAGTTCCAGGCGAAGAACAGTCTCCGGTTCGATACACTTTCGAGCAAGAAAAATTTCACAACGACACTGTTGGGAAACGGTGCCATCGACGCGAGAACCGTGTTCGTTGGTTCGTACGGCACTGACGATGACGTCACAAAGGCAGTATGGCCGGACAGCATCGGCTGTCTGCATTGTAACTGTGGGTGAACGGTTCCCGGGGGTTCCGAGGGATATTTTTCAAGAAATATGTCGGATTATTTGAGATCCGCGCTGGGATACTTGAACGGAGCGAACACGAACGAGTACGTCGGACAAATACTCGAAATTAACAATGTGAAATTGCGCGTGACCAGGCTACTCGCCGAGGGTGAGTTTCTGTCAACCTTTTGATCATTCGATCGCTATACCGTTTCTCTGTAACGGAACGAGATTCTCTCTCTGTCGACGACTATCTTTGATGATCTTTCAAAAATCACCATTTTTCGTGATACTCTCAGCGAGAAGCGACGCGGAACGATCGTGGACGATCGCGCTAGCACAGCGAACTATCAAACTGTTTTGACATGTGTTGAGTGTTTAGTTTGACATTTGGCTGACAGCACACGCTAAGTGTTTTGTAACACGTTCTGGTCCGGGAAATTTTTCGACACCATCGAACCACGCGAATATACAATATTTCGATGTGTTAATTAatctttttctttgttttcGAAAAATGTCTATACACTTAGACACATGTTCATTATCTCCAGTATTTAAGCAATGTATGGTTAACATTCTGTCAACAGGTGGTTGGGCTCTGGTATTTGCCGTGGAAGACGTCAACACAGGAAAAGAGTATGCGCTTAAGGTAAATCGCATTATATTTTTACTAATTGTACCGCAATGAAAATTTCGTGCCAATGTAAGCTTCCTTGTTTTCAGAGGCTTATCGCAGTCGACGAAGAGGCGAACAAGACTATTGTGCAAGAGATAGAGACTCTGAAAAGGCTAACGGGACACCAGAATATCATTCAGTATTTATATGCTCAACGTTTGGAACGAGAGGACCGCAAAGGATATGAGTATTTATTGGTGACGGAATACTGTCCAGGTGGAACAGTAGCAGATATACTAAGAAACATATCCTCGAATTCATTGAGCATCGCCCAAATTTGTAGAATAGCTTACCAGGCAACTAGGGCTGTTCATCATATGCACAGTCAACAGCCCGAACCCATTGTACATCGAGACATAAAACTAGAAAATTTCTTAATCGGAAGCGACGGTTTGGTGAAACTCTGCGATTTTGGAAGTGCTTCTACTCAGCAGATTCTGCCGAATCCATCATGGAACGCTCAGAAACGTGCTACGTTAGAAGACCAAATGGCAAAGTATACCACGCCGATGTATCGTGCGCCGGAAATGATGGACACATGGAATAACGAACCCATTGGTCCACCGGTGGACTGCTGGGCGCTCGGTTGCATCCTATACACGCTCGTCACGCTGAAGCATCCATTTCCCGAAGGTGTGTATTAAGATCGACACACACTATCGGTACGCTCGCTTCTATCAAGCCACCATGTTTCTTGATAAGTTCTTATGCGTTCTGGATCTCTCTACTAGCTTCTGTGTAACGGTGATCTgatttttcgatatttatttTCCAGGTAACAAACTCGCAATAGTTAACGGCAAGTACCCACCGCTTCCTCCTAATCCCCGCGTAAACTGTTTCCACGAGATAATCAAAGGATGTCTGGAAATCTCTCCGGTGAAGAGGCTGACGACATCAATGGTCCTAGAACGCCTAGCAGCGGTAGCAGAGTCGAATAATTTTGATCCCAGAGAACCCCCGAATGTAGAGGTTGTGGCAAAGACTCCGCCACCACCACGACCCGCTCCACCCCCTAGTACACTGACGCCGCCACCGAGACCGTCGCCTCCGATGAACGCTCCGCCTCCTAGACCCGCGCCAGTAGCTCAAGTAGCCGTGGCAAAGATGCCAGTAGCTCAACCGACAACAGGCCTATTTAGTTCGTTAAAAGGAGGCGCTGGTAGTCTTCTACGAAATCTAAAGGACACCTCAAGCAAAATGATGCACACCGTGCAGCAAAGCATGGCCCGAACAGAGCTGGACGCGAGTTACTTAACGTCTCGAATACTGGTGATGCCGTATCCAGCGGATGGTATAGAGTCTGCCTATCGGGCGAATCATATCGAAGATGTCAGAGCGTTTCTTCAAGCGAGACACCCACCCCCGGCTCGCATTCAATTGTACAACTTGTCTCGCGGACGGCCGAACGTGACTAGGCTACCCGGCAGGCATATCGATTGCTCGTTCGCCTATGCTTCATCGGACTCGAATGCCCCTCTGTTGTCGGCCCTTTATCAAATTTGCCAGGACATTTATCGGTACTTAAACGCGGACTTCAATCACGTAGTGGTGTTGTACTGTACtgtaagtatatatatatatatatatgaacgtGTGAAACCATACAACTGTCGTATATCAAATAGTTTATCTGTAATTTGGCTGGCACACTTGTCTGAAAATCTGAGAAGCTGACGTTGCATCATTTATTTTCGCAGGACGGGTACCGAGCGAGCGCCACAATTGCGTGCACATTACTGATTTACGCTAGAGCATTGGCAACCCCTGAGGATGCGAtagcgctgtttacgacgagaCGCTGTCAGCCGCCCCAATTGCAACCTTCGGAACTACGTAGTATTAATTATATGAGCTTATTGAGCGGCGGCGTGCATCCGCATACCAAACCGCTGGCGCTACGTTCTTTAATTATACAGCCGGTGCCGTTATTCACTAGAGCGAAAGACGGTTGTCGGCCGTACATCGACATCTATAGCAACGGCGCGCTGGTGTTCTCTACCAAGAGGCCGGAATACGAGGAGATGAGACTGTTCGGCATGATGGAGGGGAAAGTACCAATAACGTTAGGGAACGCAATTGTCCGCGGGGACGTCACTATAGTGTTGTTCCATGCCCGGCAGCAACTTGGCCGCGTGATAGGAATTAAGATCGCGTCTTTGCATTTTCATACGGGCTACCTACCGCTCACCGAAAACACTCTAGTGTTCGAGAAGAAAGATCTGGACGACGCGCCCGATGTCGGCGGCAAGTTCCGCTTGATCTTGAATGTTATGGTAGCGGAGGAGAACCCGAAAATGGCCAGAGTGCCGGCACCTTGGGAGGCAGAGTTATCCACGTCGAAACCGGAACCGGATCCGTTGTTCGGCTCGACTCTAGAAATGGAGGAGACGCTGGAAAACTTCAGAACCGCCAAGCCTGCG
This window of the Lasioglossum baleicum chromosome 20, iyLasBale1, whole genome shotgun sequence genome carries:
- the Aux gene encoding cyclin-G-associated kinase; translated protein: MSDYLRSALGYLNGANTNEYVGQILEINNVKLRVTRLLAEGGWALVFAVEDVNTGKEYALKRLIAVDEEANKTIVQEIETLKRLTGHQNIIQYLYAQRLEREDRKGYEYLLVTEYCPGGTVADILRNISSNSLSIAQICRIAYQATRAVHHMHSQQPEPIVHRDIKLENFLIGSDGLVKLCDFGSASTQQILPNPSWNAQKRATLEDQMAKYTTPMYRAPEMMDTWNNEPIGPPVDCWALGCILYTLVTLKHPFPEGNKLAIVNGKYPPLPPNPRVNCFHEIIKGCLEISPVKRLTTSMVLERLAAVAESNNFDPREPPNVEVVAKTPPPPRPAPPPSTLTPPPRPSPPMNAPPPRPAPVAQVAVAKMPVAQPTTGLFSSLKGGAGSLLRNLKDTSSKMMHTVQQSMARTELDASYLTSRILVMPYPADGIESAYRANHIEDVRAFLQARHPPPARIQLYNLSRGRPNVTRLPGRHIDCSFAYASSDSNAPLLSALYQICQDIYRYLNADFNHVVVLYCTDGYRASATIACTLLIYARALATPEDAIALFTTRRCQPPQLQPSELRSINYMSLLSGGVHPHTKPLALRSLIIQPVPLFTRAKDGCRPYIDIYSNGALVFSTKRPEYEEMRLFGMMEGKVPITLGNAIVRGDVTIVLFHARQQLGRVIGIKIASLHFHTGYLPLTENTLVFEKKDLDDAPDVGGKFRLILNVMVAEENPKMARVPAPWEAELSTSKPEPDPLFGSTLEMEETLENFRTAKPAEEVHKEPPSAPITIETPSNVNVPEEVPLNQVEEAEEEMKDEGDLQEADLLNLGMPEASTLNTPRQTAATAATPGLDIFSNSSQNDNDLLAGFGVFSQQETKTTVPTINDPVQNDLLFGHGQQPTRNDNTNNNMNNLLFNQSQSTGKQQEVNDFLFDPLAGNAAANNLLGGLPNAKTNPTRSPNTEESFPRNSSVPNFAATQNKDPFANLANSLGAGLTSSWNGTPRNSNTPLSASPAPASTPIHSSPNTHKSNVTSDANVADNNGAASGNKSTKSGGDAFEDLLGSQGYNFFSSRKAEKDSPKTINQMRKVEAAKTMDPDRMKIAEWTEGKKGNLRALLCSMHTVLWPEADRWQRCEMHQLVTAADVKKAYRKACLAVHPDKQAGTANENIAKLIFMELNNAWSAFENDASQQNLFS
- the Atg7 gene encoding autophagy-related 7 isoform X1; this translates as MSKFVKFTKLRTSTDHTFWAKFAELKIDKFKLDEKAVINISGSYDLQPSNEANMKPLVLDFSSFNEDVDSILHTSSVFCCGKMINKNTLEAFKQTHLAAFIELLGRDIIESIKDGSSLKDPSKLSLFLLLAYSDLKKYKFYYWVAHPTPLELPEMYYEEPQRPVDEEFTAAHLEDLSKGFLQLNSKSKNYFAVLISCENNMIVTDLATGVNALEKLEVYEKEPQEYNEVYFAFYDPCTSSEPGWPLRNLLSLLFWHCPTHCFTKVIKVVSIRGNKAQKSIVYKLRVKQCENTKKARDSLFNSHLVGWESNTNGKLGPNIADLSDAMDPTRLSDRAINLNLKLMKWRLVPNLDLEKISSLKCLLLGAGTLGCSVARVLLGWGVSNITFVDNSNVSHSNTVRQSLYSHQDAVERKFKAHAAKDALLKIRPSMNVEGVVLHIPMPGHVVGESMMETTQEALAKLEELVNSSDVVFFLLDSREARWLPTVLCAATHKIAINAALGFDSFTVQRHGTRNSSVPSSPDLEEKNPCGPDLGCYFCNDVTQPGNSQTDRTLDQQCTVSRPGLSQIAAGLAVELLVALLQHPKGIEAGALMGNNRETINSSDAELAGLLGGVPHTIRGSLWNYDMQLTITHRFTSCTACSLPIVTEYKNRGLSFVLDACNVPNYLEKLSGLEQLLKRPDLDELCYTLDNLSDADDDDVDELKGAP
- the Atg7 gene encoding autophagy-related 7 isoform X2, translated to MINKNTLEAFKQTHLAAFIELLGRDIIESIKDGSSLKDPSKLSLFLLLAYSDLKKYKFYYWVAHPTPLELPEMYYEEPQRPVDEEFTAAHLEDLSKGFLQLNSKSKNYFAVLISCENNMIVTDLATGVNALEKLEVYEKEPQEYNEVYFAFYDPCTSSEPGWPLRNLLSLLFWHCPTHCFTKVIKVVSIRGNKAQKSIVYKLRVKQCENTKKARDSLFNSHLVGWESNTNGKLGPNIADLSDAMDPTRLSDRAINLNLKLMKWRLVPNLDLEKISSLKCLLLGAGTLGCSVARVLLGWGVSNITFVDNSNVSHSNTVRQSLYSHQDAVERKFKAHAAKDALLKIRPSMNVEGVVLHIPMPGHVVGESMMETTQEALAKLEELVNSSDVVFFLLDSREARWLPTVLCAATHKIAINAALGFDSFTVQRHGTRNSSVPSSPDLEEKNPCGPDLGCYFCNDVTQPGNSQTDRTLDQQCTVSRPGLSQIAAGLAVELLVALLQHPKGIEAGALMGNNRETINSSDAELAGLLGGVPHTIRGSLWNYDMQLTITHRFTSCTACSLPIVTEYKNRGLSFVLDACNVPNYLEKLSGLEQLLKRPDLDELCYTLDNLSDADDDDVDELKGAP